GTGATATTGTTTATGTTGAGGTAGAGACGCTAGATGAAACACTTGATAAAGATGAAATTTTTGGAACAGTAGAAGCTGTGAAAACGGTTTCAGATTTGTTTTTACCTTTAACGGGGGAGATAATTGAGTTTAATGAGGCATTAGAGGATGCGCCAGAGAACGTAAATAGCGATCCTTATGGAAAAGGTTGGATGATTAAAATTAAAATAAGTGACGCCTCTGAGGTAGCATCATTATTAAGTGATGCAGACTATAAGGAGTTGATTGGTGCTTAAAAAGTATAAATTTACAATAGCTTTCGTAGGCTGGGTGATGTGTGTTACATTTCTCAGCTTATTTTCTTTTAAAGAGGTATCAACAGAAGGTCTTAATATTCCACACCTAGATAAAGTAGTACATTTTACATTTTATTTTATGTTCACGGTTTTAGGGAGTTTATCTTATCTAGAGCATAAGGCCATAACTGAAAGTTTTAAAAAAGTTGCTTTGCTTTTTTTTCTTCTAGCAATTGGGTATGGTACAGTTATTGAGGTATTACAATATGTTGCAACAACAACACGGAATGGAGATTTTTTAGACTTTTTAGCGAATTCTTTTGGTGCTTTTTGTGGCTTTATAGCTGTTAAAGCCTACTTTTTTAAAAGAGTTGTTCAAAAATAGAAGAAATATTACCATTTTTATAAATAAATAATTAAATTAGCTCACGATAAATTTTTGAATTATGGAATTAAAGAAGAATCCAAAGGCGGATATTGGTAGAAATAGTGGTCTTTTTTTCGTAGCAGGACTTGCGCTAGTGATGCTTATCACTTGGCAGGCCTTGGAGTACAAAAAATACGATGACGTTACAAATTATGACCTTTCTCAGAATATAGATGATATGTTAGATGAGGAAGTTCCAATGACAGAACAAATTAAAACACCACCACCTCCACCACCACCAGCTGCACCAGAAATTATTCAAGTTGTAGAAGATGAAGCTGATGTTCCAGAAACAGTTATGAAAGATACAGAAGCAAACGAAGAAACTGAAGTTGCTGAAGTTGCTGAAATTGAAGTTGCTGAAGTTGAAGAAGATTTAGATATACCTTTCTCTGTTATTGAAGATGTTCCAATTTTTCCAGGATGTGAAAGTGAAAAAAGTAAAGGAGCAAATGCTTTAAGAGATTGTTTCCAAAAGATGATGTTTAAGCATATCAATAAAAACTTTAGATACCCTGAAATTTCTCAAGAAATGGGTGTTCAAGGAAAAGTGAACGTTATGTTCGTGATTCAAAAAGATGGTAGTATTGGTAGTGTTAGAATGCGTGGTCCAGATAAAAATTTAGAAGCAGAAGCTGCAAGAATTATCGCAAAATTACCAAAAATGACTCCTGGTAAGCAAAGGGGTAGAGCTGTGAGAGTACCTTTTAGTATTCCAATTACATTTAAATTACAGTAAAAAAAATATTTTTTATAAGTAAAAATCCAGAACCTAGGTTCTGGATTTTTTTTTGGTACGTTTCTTGTTTTAACATAATAGTAACAACATAAATATGTACTATTATGAAAAAAAGTAACACAAGTGCTGCAGGTTCTCACGCCAATGAGAATAGCAGTGAAACGTACAAGTCTGCAAACTCCAAAGGCAGTAAGCAAGAAGCAAATCTACGCAAAAACAGTTTTATCTATTTCCAAATTGGATTAATAGGGGCGATGTTTCTCGTTTATTTTGGGTTAGAAACTGCTTTTGATAAGTTTCAGCCGCAAGAAGTGGTACAAGCAGGAGAGATTGTAGAAACCATTGAAATGTATCCAGAATTGAAAGATTTTGAGGTAGAGAAAACAGAAGCAAAGCCAGAATTGGTACACAAGGTAGTAGCACCTCAAACCCTTCAAGTAGTTCCTGACGAATTTAAAGTTCCAGATAGTAAGGAGTTTAAAAGTGAGCCTGTAGCGCAACCTAATCTTAAGCCGAGTGATATTATTGTAGTAAAGCCTATTGTAGAGGAGGTTTTTACATTTGTAACTCTAGAGGATGTTCCGGTGTTTCCTGGGTGTGAGTCGGTTGCTAAATCAGAAAGAAAAACGTGTTTTGAAGAAAGTATGCAAAAGCACATCTTAAAGAATTTTAGATACCCAGAAGTTGCTGTAGAGACGCATACCCAGGGTAAGGTGTATGTAATGTTCACTATTGGTAAAGATGGCAACATAGAAGATGTAAGGTTAAAAGGGCCAGCTAAGATTCTAGAAAAAGAAGCAGCTCGGATTATAGATAAGCTACCGCAAATGAAGCCTGGAATGCAGCGTTTACAACCTGTAAAGGTTTCTTTTAGTATTCCTATTAACTTTCAGCTACAATAATTTAGTTTTGAAACGAAAAAAAAGTGCTTGTGGTGTGTGTAAACACCACAAGCACTTTTTTAATTTTAAGCCGGTGTAGAAGGTAGCTCCTATGCTTTTTGGATTGATGAATCCGCCGCCATAGCTCTTGCATATTTACTTGAAATTGTTATGTCAGCTATATAACGCCTTCAAGAGTTTTCTCATCTTTAATAGCCTTTAAAACACTGTTTTGGGTGTTTTCGAGCATCAATACATTAGTCTCGAGTTCTTTTTTGTTTGAAGAGGTGCCGTGACCAGGGATAATTTTAGTGTGTTCATCAATTAAAAGCAATGCTCTTTTATGAGCTTCTATGTAACCGTGAACGCTAGCGCCGCTTTTTAAATCTATGTAAGGGTAGCGCATCGAAAAATACGTATCGCCCATGTGTAGTACATTGTTTTTCGTGAAATATAGTATCACTATCTGTATCTGCATTGTGTATGTGAAAGGCCAATACGGTTTGTTCTCCGATATGGGGGGGTGATATTTTCAGAGAACGTTATTTCGGGTAACATTTTATTATAAAGTTCGCGATCTATTTCGTTAGCTTCTAGTTTCTTTGAATTAGTTTTACGTAGGCCCTTTCTAACATTGTCTTGAGAGCTAAAGTAATTTCTTTTGAATTGAAATTTGCATTTCCCCTTGTGTGGTCTCCGTGCATAGGTGGGTTGTATACGATTGAAATTGGATTAGGGCTAAGATCGCGAAAGTCTCTTTTAATGGTTTGCTCAAAGGCTTAAACGGATTATCAATCATAAATATGTGATCTTCCCTACTGAAAATACTGATATTACCACCTTGTCCGGTGAGCATAAATAAATTGTCGCTTAGTTTTTCTGGAATAATCTGAACTTCAGTTTCTTGGGCTTTAGTGATTAAAATAGCGGAAAATAAAAGAATTTTAAGTGCGAAAAATTTAAGACATTGCACGTACGGCTATTTTTAATTTAATTATTTGTGAATTAGTCGTATATCATTTATAAATATAACATAAACATATCATTTTCGTTGCACAAATAGCATTCTGGACTTATCTTTGCACTCCAATAAAAATTCCGAATGAAAACGGCAGTAAGCTCGGTAAAAGAAGGGACTCAATCCCATATTTTTGCTGATTTTAAAGAAATTACTAAAGCAAGACTTTCTATAAGTGTTGTTTTTTCTGCTATTGCGGGCTATTTATTAGGTGCTCCAGAAATCCAGTTATATCCAATACTGCTGCTTGCCTTTGGTGGGTATTGTATGGTTGGTGCTTCAAATACATTCAATCAGATTATAGAAAAAGATCTTGATGCACTCATGAATAGGACTAAGGATAGGCCTATTGCAGCAGGAAGATTATCCGTACGCACGGCCTCAGTAATTGCAGTGATATTAACGATTATAGGTATTGCTACATTGTATATATTGAATCCTAAAACTGCGATGTTTGGGGCTATCTCTATCTTTTTATATACAAGTGCCTACACTCCTTTAAAAACAAAAACACCTTTAGCTGTTTTTGTCGGTGCAATTCCAGGTGCAATTCCTTTTATGTTAGGTTGGGTAGCGGCAACAGATGAGTTTGGTATTGAGCCAGGGACATTATTTATGATTCAATTCTTTTGGCAGTTCCCGCATTTTTGGGCCTTGGGGTGGATGCTTGATGAAGATTACAAAAGAGGAGGCTTTAAAATGTTGCCTACTGGGAAAAAAGATAGGAAAACTGTTTTGCAAATTATCATGTATACTATTTGGATGATTGTTGTATCTATTATTCCAGTTTTTGGAATAACAGGTGCTTTGACGCTTTCAATACCTGCCGCAATTATAATTTTTATACTAGGAATGGT
This genomic stretch from Cellulophaga algicola DSM 14237 harbors:
- the gcvH gene encoding glycine cleavage system protein GcvH, whose protein sequence is MNIPSELKYTKDHEWIKIEGDVATVGITDFAQGELGDIVYVEVETLDETLDKDEIFGTVEAVKTVSDLFLPLTGEIIEFNEALEDAPENVNSDPYGKGWMIKIKISDASEVASLLSDADYKELIGA
- a CDS encoding VanZ family protein: MCVTFLSLFSFKEVSTEGLNIPHLDKVVHFTFYFMFTVLGSLSYLEHKAITESFKKVALLFFLLAIGYGTVIEVLQYVATTTRNGDFLDFLANSFGAFCGFIAVKAYFFKRVVQK
- a CDS encoding energy transducer TonB — encoded protein: MELKKNPKADIGRNSGLFFVAGLALVMLITWQALEYKKYDDVTNYDLSQNIDDMLDEEVPMTEQIKTPPPPPPPAAPEIIQVVEDEADVPETVMKDTEANEETEVAEVAEIEVAEVEEDLDIPFSVIEDVPIFPGCESEKSKGANALRDCFQKMMFKHINKNFRYPEISQEMGVQGKVNVMFVIQKDGSIGSVRMRGPDKNLEAEAARIIAKLPKMTPGKQRGRAVRVPFSIPITFKLQ
- a CDS encoding energy transducer TonB, producing the protein MKKSNTSAAGSHANENSSETYKSANSKGSKQEANLRKNSFIYFQIGLIGAMFLVYFGLETAFDKFQPQEVVQAGEIVETIEMYPELKDFEVEKTEAKPELVHKVVAPQTLQVVPDEFKVPDSKEFKSEPVAQPNLKPSDIIVVKPIVEEVFTFVTLEDVPVFPGCESVAKSERKTCFEESMQKHILKNFRYPEVAVETHTQGKVYVMFTIGKDGNIEDVRLKGPAKILEKEAARIIDKLPQMKPGMQRLQPVKVSFSIPINFQLQ
- a CDS encoding MBL fold metallo-hydrolase; its protein translation is MQIQIVILYFTKNNVLHMGDTYFSMRYPYIDLKSGASVHGYIEAHKRALLLIDEHTKIIPGHGTSSNKKELETNVLMLENTQNSVLKAIKDEKTLEGVI
- the cyoE gene encoding heme o synthase, which gives rise to MKTAVSSVKEGTQSHIFADFKEITKARLSISVVFSAIAGYLLGAPEIQLYPILLLAFGGYCMVGASNTFNQIIEKDLDALMNRTKDRPIAAGRLSVRTASVIAVILTIIGIATLYILNPKTAMFGAISIFLYTSAYTPLKTKTPLAVFVGAIPGAIPFMLGWVAATDEFGIEPGTLFMIQFFWQFPHFWALGWMLDEDYKRGGFKMLPTGKKDRKTVLQIIMYTIWMIVVSIIPVFGITGALTLSIPAAIIIFILGMVMLVYAFRLYERQDNASAKKLMLASVSYITLMQIVYVVDKFL